The following proteins are co-located in the Haloplanus sp. HW8-1 genome:
- a CDS encoding HAMP domain-containing methyl-accepting chemotaxis protein: MIDKIKIDSLDLRPKLLIAFMIVALLVGVTGLVGYTSITDVNTQADKIGDDGELMDATAELRVAAEEQALAVQLAKIGEENAQQRFDEASETFDQQEQRVEERDLTQEQQQQLETIKSQDEEYVQLASEYFEAREAGDENLAEQKAAEMEGVRTELIETTEALGASAEETKAQQDAQADSVTQTARMTILALTVGAFIVAIAIGLFVARRITTPINQLSEAAVAASEGDLDTDLDDHVESDEIGRMVEAFNEMQTNLRNVFAELDAVGQDLDTGNPQRDVETDYLGSYGDIMQSIDSGTTQLTESFDEIQRVSDNLQQGQVEQQIDTDQPGQYGDVLDSLDAGSRQLSDGFEQIAIASEGLQTGELDRQFETDYPGDYGDVLTTLEDGIEQLSDSVSRVQAIANEVSTSSEEAASGAEEIEQAGSEVAESVEEISHGADTQSENLQEVANEMNDMSATVEEIASSAEEVAATASTAVERSETGLEYAADATEEIEAIETQADQAATQVKTLDEKMEEIGEIVEMITGIAEQTNMLALNASIEAARAGEAGEGFAVVADEIKGLAQEVADATTDIEQRITAIQSTTGETVDRMEQMSGRVERGSETIEDAIEMFDEIAGAVQQAESGITEISDATDDQAASSEEVVSMVDEVSSVSQQTAAEASSVSAATEEQSASLSETAETIQHLSTLADDLHAQVADFEVQNVAQNPAGATGSGDTRSSAVADGGVGSGRSSETRQSGSETR, encoded by the coding sequence ATGATTGACAAGATAAAAATCGACAGTCTGGACCTGCGACCGAAACTGCTCATCGCCTTCATGATCGTGGCACTGCTTGTCGGAGTAACAGGGTTAGTGGGCTACACGTCGATTACCGATGTCAACACTCAGGCCGACAAGATCGGAGACGATGGAGAACTGATGGATGCGACGGCGGAATTGCGTGTTGCCGCTGAAGAGCAAGCATTAGCTGTACAGCTGGCGAAAATCGGTGAAGAGAACGCCCAGCAGCGATTTGACGAGGCTTCGGAAACCTTCGATCAACAGGAACAGCGGGTAGAAGAGAGAGATCTGACCCAAGAGCAACAACAGCAACTTGAAACTATCAAATCACAGGATGAAGAGTATGTGCAACTCGCCAGCGAGTATTTCGAGGCCAGGGAAGCGGGCGATGAGAACCTCGCAGAACAGAAAGCCGCCGAGATGGAGGGAGTGCGCACTGAGCTAATTGAAACGACGGAAGCCCTCGGCGCCTCAGCAGAGGAGACCAAGGCCCAGCAGGACGCCCAGGCCGACAGCGTCACACAAACCGCTCGCATGACCATCCTCGCACTTACCGTGGGAGCGTTCATCGTTGCAATCGCAATTGGACTGTTCGTGGCGCGACGGATTACGACGCCAATCAACCAGCTCTCGGAGGCGGCCGTTGCCGCCAGTGAGGGCGATCTCGACACTGATCTCGACGATCACGTCGAAAGCGACGAAATCGGACGCATGGTCGAGGCGTTCAACGAGATGCAGACGAACCTGCGCAACGTCTTCGCCGAACTCGACGCCGTCGGCCAGGACCTCGATACCGGGAATCCCCAGCGGGATGTCGAGACCGACTATCTTGGGAGCTACGGAGATATCATGCAAAGCATCGACTCGGGAACGACACAGCTCACCGAGAGTTTCGACGAGATACAGCGTGTCAGCGACAATCTCCAGCAGGGCCAGGTCGAACAGCAGATCGATACGGACCAGCCCGGCCAGTACGGCGACGTACTGGATAGTCTCGACGCGGGATCGCGGCAACTCTCGGACGGGTTCGAGCAGATTGCCATCGCGAGCGAGGGTCTGCAAACGGGCGAACTGGACCGTCAGTTCGAAACCGACTATCCCGGCGATTATGGCGACGTACTGACGACGCTCGAAGACGGAATCGAACAACTGAGCGACAGCGTCAGCCGTGTCCAGGCAATCGCCAACGAGGTATCGACATCGAGCGAGGAGGCCGCCAGCGGTGCCGAAGAAATCGAGCAGGCCGGGTCTGAGGTTGCCGAGTCCGTTGAGGAGATTTCACACGGTGCCGACACACAGAGCGAGAACCTCCAGGAAGTCGCCAACGAGATGAACGACATGTCGGCCACAGTCGAAGAAATCGCCTCTTCGGCAGAGGAGGTCGCCGCAACCGCCTCGACAGCCGTCGAGCGGAGTGAAACCGGCCTGGAGTACGCCGCTGACGCGACCGAGGAAATCGAAGCCATCGAAACACAGGCAGACCAGGCCGCCACCCAGGTGAAGACTCTCGACGAAAAGATGGAAGAAATCGGCGAGATTGTCGAGATGATCACTGGGATAGCAGAGCAGACGAATATGCTCGCATTGAATGCCTCTATCGAGGCAGCCCGTGCTGGCGAGGCTGGCGAAGGCTTCGCAGTGGTTGCCGACGAAATCAAGGGGCTCGCTCAGGAGGTCGCCGACGCGACGACCGATATCGAACAGCGCATCACAGCCATTCAATCGACGACGGGCGAGACAGTCGACAGGATGGAGCAGATGAGTGGCCGTGTCGAGCGGGGGTCAGAAACCATCGAAGACGCAATCGAAATGTTCGACGAGATCGCGGGGGCTGTCCAACAGGCCGAGTCGGGCATTACAGAGATCAGTGACGCCACCGACGATCAGGCAGCCTCCTCGGAAGAGGTCGTTTCGATGGTGGACGAAGTGTCGAGTGTGAGTCAGCAGACCGCGGCCGAGGCAAGCAGCGTCTCAGCAGCGACTGAAGAGCAGTCCGCCTCGCTGTCTGAAACCGCAGAGACCATCCAGCACCTCTCCACGCTCGCCGACGACCTGCACGCACAGGTCGCGGATTTCGAGGTTCAGAACGTGGCGCAGAATCCGGCGGGGGCCACGGGCTCGGGTGACACTCGCTCATCAGCTGTAGCCGACGGTGGCGTCGGGTCCGGTAGGTCGTCCGAGACCAGACAGTCAGGGAGTGAGACCCGATGA
- a CDS encoding chemotaxis protein CheW, producing MATTADTGTQVLTFRLGEKTCCVDITYVAEIVRAGELTTTPSDAAHVAGMMDLRGQTTTIVDLSALLDRSNAVSADGGRSNGRIVVLDSDTVGTEGQPAGSSRMSTK from the coding sequence ATGGCGACCACAGCGGACACCGGGACGCAGGTGCTGACGTTTCGGTTAGGTGAGAAAACCTGCTGTGTTGACATCACGTACGTGGCCGAGATCGTCAGAGCCGGCGAGTTGACGACCACACCGAGCGATGCTGCCCACGTCGCAGGGATGATGGATCTCCGGGGGCAGACGACGACCATCGTCGATCTCTCCGCACTCCTCGACAGATCGAACGCGGTAAGTGCCGATGGAGGTCGGTCGAACGGTCGCATCGTCGTCCTCGATTCGGACACCGTCGGCACGGAGGGGCAACCGGCTGGCTCGTCTCGGATGTCCACGAAGTGA
- a CDS encoding UPF0058 family protein: MKKQELIHLHGLLAEVEKQCAAWHDDEIDLTAYEEMGVRPTSIHKSKTDHKAAVFKLAKGITSSLDTSEERVAPRAD, encoded by the coding sequence ATGAAAAAGCAGGAGCTCATTCACCTGCACGGCCTTCTGGCCGAGGTAGAGAAACAGTGTGCGGCGTGGCATGACGACGAAATCGACCTGACGGCATACGAGGAGATGGGGGTACGACCCACATCCATCCACAAGTCCAAGACCGATCACAAGGCGGCTGTTTTCAAGTTGGCGAAGGGAATCACTTCCTCCCTGGACACGTCCGAGGAGCGCGTCGCTCCTCGCGCGGACTGA
- a CDS encoding DUF555 domain-containing protein, translated as MDCRVVVEAAVPVYDVETPDEAIRIAIAKTGEMLNPDLNYVEIEMGSRTSPSGEELQPAFIAADEALVALELEMTVFNVEQEEHASRIARKEIGQRLENVPLTILSVERIESDDETDEDDETDEDDATDEDDATDEDDATDEDDATDEDDELIPEFEELVDE; from the coding sequence ATGGACTGTCGAGTCGTCGTCGAGGCAGCGGTCCCGGTGTACGACGTAGAGACCCCGGACGAGGCGATTCGGATCGCCATCGCCAAGACCGGTGAGATGCTGAATCCCGACCTCAACTACGTGGAGATCGAGATGGGATCGCGGACCTCCCCGTCGGGGGAGGAGCTCCAGCCGGCCTTCATCGCGGCCGACGAGGCACTCGTCGCCCTTGAACTCGAAATGACGGTGTTCAACGTGGAACAGGAGGAACACGCCTCCCGGATCGCGCGCAAGGAGATCGGTCAGCGACTGGAGAACGTCCCGCTCACGATACTATCGGTCGAGCGGATCGAGTCGGACGACGAGACGGACGAGGACGACGAGACGGACGAGGACGATGCGACGGACGAGGACGATGCGACGGACGAGGACGATGCGACGGACGAGGACGATGCGACGGACGAGGACGACGAACTCATCCCCGAGTTCGAGGAACTGGTCGACGAGTGA
- the mptA gene encoding GTP cyclohydrolase MptA, which produces MSHQLPDVQASQPDVTVGLSQVGVTGVEKLVKLDRNGKRPIVLMAEFEVFVDLPSGRKGIDMSRNMQVIDETLEAAVAEPSYRVEEVCGDVAERLLEKHEYTSTAEVRMEADYVTRERTPASELDTQNTATIIAGAVATDEGTREEIGARVTGMTVCPCSQGMSESRAHDTLTDLGVDDGKIEAFLDQVPQPGHSQRGHATLTITSDGSPDVDLRDVIDVARDAMSARIYNLAKRPDEDHMTYHAHANAKFVEDCVRSLAESVVEEFGHLSDETVIHMKQSNDESIHQHNAHAERELTLEALREEVGDAS; this is translated from the coding sequence ATGAGTCACCAGTTGCCTGACGTGCAGGCAAGCCAGCCCGACGTGACCGTCGGGCTCAGTCAGGTCGGCGTCACCGGAGTCGAGAAACTCGTCAAACTCGACCGGAACGGCAAGCGCCCGATCGTTCTGATGGCGGAGTTCGAAGTGTTCGTCGACTTGCCGAGCGGCCGCAAGGGGATCGACATGAGCCGGAACATGCAGGTGATCGACGAGACACTGGAGGCGGCCGTCGCGGAACCGTCCTACCGCGTCGAGGAGGTGTGTGGCGACGTCGCCGAGCGACTCCTCGAGAAGCACGAGTACACCTCGACCGCCGAGGTCCGGATGGAGGCGGACTACGTCACCCGCGAGCGAACGCCCGCCTCGGAGCTCGATACGCAGAACACGGCGACCATCATCGCCGGTGCGGTCGCCACCGACGAGGGAACACGTGAGGAAATCGGCGCCCGCGTCACCGGGATGACGGTCTGTCCCTGCTCACAGGGGATGTCCGAGTCGCGCGCACACGATACGTTGACCGATCTCGGCGTCGACGACGGGAAGATCGAGGCGTTCCTCGATCAGGTACCCCAGCCCGGTCACTCACAGCGTGGCCACGCGACGCTCACGATCACGAGCGACGGCTCGCCGGACGTGGACCTGCGGGACGTGATCGACGTGGCTCGCGACGCGATGAGCGCGCGCATCTACAACCTCGCGAAGCGCCCGGACGAAGACCACATGACATACCACGCCCACGCGAACGCCAAATTCGTCGAGGACTGCGTGCGGTCGCTCGCCGAATCCGTCGTCGAGGAGTTCGGACACCTCTCCGACGAAACGGTGATCCACATGAAGCAGTCGAACGACGAGTCGATCCACCAGCACAACGCTCACGCGGAGCGTGAACTCACGCTGGAGGCGCTCCGCGAGGAAGTGGGCGACGCGTCCTGA
- a CDS encoding PAS domain-containing protein, with product MKSRSQPPSPASDVSDRFLEIADVMMIAIDATGEVTYTNAKARDILGYEPGTLVGADWFDTCIPDRIQEEVRGVFDRLMTGEIEADERHENAVVTADGQERITEWHNTVLRDDEGSITGTLSSGQEVTDRKEREAKLERQQLYLESVSDLITVVELDGTIRYDSPGISEILGYEPGERVGEPAFTHIHPEDRERVKERFQERVAEEGSQRPIEYRARTTDGEWIWVESRARVLTDDPLFEGIVITTRDVTERKHADQAVQEREERLNALVEATTEGVYRISPDWSEIDQLAGEGFVADDTPNTWQDYIPRDERARGGGNRRSDRDTEPVRDGTPCQAR from the coding sequence ATGAAGTCGCGCTCGCAACCTCCTTCGCCCGCCTCGGATGTCAGCGACAGGTTCCTCGAGATCGCCGATGTGATGATGATAGCGATTGACGCCACTGGGGAAGTGACGTACACAAACGCCAAAGCCCGTGATATTCTCGGCTACGAACCGGGCACCCTCGTCGGGGCAGACTGGTTCGACACGTGCATTCCGGACCGGATACAGGAGGAGGTTCGTGGAGTGTTTGACCGGTTGATGACCGGTGAGATAGAGGCCGACGAACGCCACGAGAACGCGGTCGTGACAGCGGACGGTCAAGAGCGCATCACCGAATGGCACAACACAGTCCTCCGTGACGACGAGGGCAGTATCACTGGGACCCTCAGTTCGGGGCAAGAGGTGACCGACCGCAAGGAACGCGAAGCGAAACTCGAACGTCAGCAACTGTATCTCGAAAGCGTCTCAGATCTCATCACCGTCGTCGAGTTGGATGGAACCATCAGGTATGATAGTCCTGGAATCAGCGAGATACTCGGGTATGAACCTGGCGAGCGAGTCGGTGAACCGGCGTTCACACACATTCATCCCGAGGACAGAGAGCGGGTCAAAGAGCGGTTCCAAGAACGTGTGGCGGAGGAAGGTTCCCAGCGTCCGATAGAATATCGCGCCCGGACGACAGATGGTGAGTGGATCTGGGTCGAGAGCCGTGCTCGCGTTCTCACGGATGATCCGCTGTTTGAGGGGATCGTTATCACCACTCGGGACGTCACCGAGCGCAAACACGCCGACCAAGCGGTACAGGAGCGTGAGGAACGGCTCAATGCGTTGGTGGAGGCCACCACAGAGGGTGTCTATCGAATAAGTCCTGATTGGTCTGAAATAGACCAACTTGCCGGGGAGGGGTTTGTCGCGGACGATACCCCCAACACGTGGCAAGACTACATTCCGAGAGACGAGAGAGCGCGTGGGGGAGGCAATCGACGAAGCGATCGAGACACAGAGCCCGTTCGAGATGGAACACCGTGTCAAGCGCGCTGA
- a CDS encoding PAS domain S-box protein has protein sequence MGEAIDEAIETQSPFEMEHRVKRADGATGWAHSGAVPILEDGEIVEWFGTSTDITERKEREAELERHELYLESVSDLTIVVDEDGVIKYESPGVTGMLGYEANERVGESAFDYVHPEDRDRIKERLRKYTTGESVSEKMEFRVRRKDGTWLWVESRARNLLDSQKVSGIIVTLRDITERKQQERKRKQVIDRITDGIIEVDADWRFSFISDQGAELLNTPEVELLDRTIWDVFDDARGTTFEERYREVMDTREPTSFVAYYSGLDSWFDIQASPNDDGGIAVYFRDVTERKEREQARQRAEKQYQTLLETAPDPIVAADAETGEIIEVNEAAESLFAYPESELIGRPGSILYPTESKTAYESFFTDAIDDGGTWRRLSDGSQIHVVTGEGTQIPVEVSVRTVKLGERDVTFGIIRNISDQLKHERRLRSLNEATRELLGAKTARDVEQTVVKTLGEILNVATVAFYHFDEVDWELQPVITTDGNQPEEPPQEFPVLEPGVGVEWHALSTGETTLVDDFWTRETEYEFERTVRSELVIPVADRGVLVAGDTQPAEFTDQTVSLVETLGATAEAALSRVEHEQQLQDQRRELQQVESINEQIRDISHAIVQSETRAELEQMVCECLVESELVDFAWIGRVDLGEKQLSPQARAGNAEGYLDSIPLGLDAGGKSEPSVQAARSRDVSGSANIATDIHRDNWRSVALERGFQSVLSIPLVYEETLYGVLSVYARTQSGFPAAMRSVLEDLGDLFARSIVAMEHKEALHTDQTMELDFEIQDRTCLFCRLTAGTNLGLELDGFVPQSDQSTLVFAKVTDGTPAQVLKEAEQLDGVEKNRLIERETDTFVQMYFTGPFLGSELSDRGLILRRLSADKTGGRLTVEVPRASDARQAVDLVMSQFEDAQLLAKRESSTSSDSSAAMHGSILETLTTRQREVIETAYRCGYFDSPRDASGKDIAEMFGFSNPTFHEHVREAERKLFDTLLKGDGNLVAATESADSD, from the coding sequence GTGGGGGAGGCAATCGACGAAGCGATCGAGACACAGAGCCCGTTCGAGATGGAACACCGTGTCAAGCGCGCTGATGGAGCCACCGGGTGGGCGCATTCGGGGGCAGTCCCAATCCTGGAGGATGGCGAAATTGTCGAATGGTTTGGCACGTCTACGGACATCACCGAGCGCAAGGAACGTGAGGCGGAACTCGAACGCCACGAACTGTATCTCGAAAGCGTCTCTGACCTAACTATCGTCGTCGACGAGGACGGGGTCATCAAATACGAGAGTCCGGGTGTGACCGGAATGCTCGGATACGAGGCCAACGAGCGAGTCGGTGAGTCGGCGTTCGACTACGTTCACCCCGAGGACCGCGACCGGATCAAAGAGCGCCTCCGGAAGTACACCACTGGGGAGAGTGTCTCGGAAAAGATGGAATTTCGTGTCCGAAGGAAAGACGGGACGTGGCTTTGGGTCGAGAGTCGAGCTAGGAACCTTCTCGATTCTCAGAAAGTCAGCGGCATTATCGTAACGTTACGTGACATCACCGAGCGCAAGCAGCAGGAACGCAAACGGAAACAGGTAATCGACCGGATTACTGACGGGATCATCGAGGTGGACGCCGACTGGCGGTTCTCGTTCATCAGCGATCAGGGCGCAGAACTGTTGAACACACCCGAGGTGGAACTCCTCGACCGGACCATCTGGGACGTGTTCGACGACGCACGTGGAACGACATTCGAGGAGCGGTACCGGGAGGTGATGGACACACGCGAGCCGACCTCGTTCGTGGCGTATTACTCGGGTCTCGACAGTTGGTTCGATATTCAGGCATCCCCCAACGACGACGGTGGGATTGCCGTCTACTTCAGGGATGTCACCGAGCGGAAAGAGCGAGAGCAGGCACGACAGCGGGCCGAGAAACAGTACCAGACGCTACTGGAGACAGCACCGGACCCCATCGTCGCTGCGGACGCGGAAACAGGCGAGATAATCGAAGTAAACGAGGCCGCCGAAAGTCTATTTGCGTATCCAGAAAGCGAACTCATCGGTCGGCCAGGCTCCATTCTGTATCCGACTGAGTCCAAAACGGCGTACGAATCGTTCTTTACAGACGCAATAGACGACGGAGGGACCTGGCGGCGCTTGTCCGATGGATCTCAAATTCACGTCGTTACCGGGGAGGGAACTCAAATCCCAGTTGAAGTCAGCGTACGGACGGTCAAACTGGGCGAGAGGGACGTTACCTTCGGCATTATCCGTAATATCAGCGACCAACTCAAACACGAACGCCGTTTGCGGTCACTCAACGAGGCAACGCGAGAGTTGCTCGGCGCCAAAACTGCACGGGACGTGGAACAGACGGTGGTCAAGACCTTGGGCGAGATCCTCAACGTCGCGACCGTCGCCTTCTATCATTTCGATGAGGTAGACTGGGAACTCCAGCCAGTGATCACTACTGACGGGAACCAACCTGAGGAGCCACCCCAAGAGTTTCCCGTTCTGGAACCGGGAGTTGGCGTCGAATGGCATGCACTTTCCACCGGCGAGACCACGCTCGTCGATGACTTCTGGACACGTGAGACGGAGTACGAATTCGAGCGGACGGTCCGAAGCGAACTGGTCATTCCAGTCGCTGACCGAGGTGTTCTCGTGGCTGGTGATACCCAACCCGCGGAGTTCACCGACCAGACAGTCAGTCTCGTGGAGACGCTGGGAGCCACAGCCGAGGCGGCACTCAGCCGTGTCGAGCATGAACAGCAACTCCAGGACCAGCGCCGTGAACTCCAGCAAGTCGAGTCGATAAACGAACAGATACGGGACATCAGTCACGCAATCGTGCAGTCCGAAACGCGGGCGGAACTCGAACAGATGGTCTGTGAGTGCCTCGTCGAGTCCGAACTTGTGGACTTTGCCTGGATCGGTCGCGTCGACCTCGGAGAAAAGCAGTTGTCTCCCCAGGCACGCGCCGGTAACGCGGAGGGGTATCTCGACAGTATCCCTCTCGGATTAGATGCGGGAGGCAAGTCCGAACCGTCCGTGCAGGCTGCACGCTCCCGAGATGTGAGTGGCAGTGCGAACATCGCGACGGATATCCACCGCGACAACTGGCGGAGTGTGGCCCTCGAGCGTGGATTCCAGTCCGTACTGAGTATTCCACTCGTCTATGAAGAGACACTCTACGGTGTCCTCAGCGTATACGCACGTACGCAATCGGGCTTTCCAGCTGCGATGCGTTCCGTCCTGGAAGACCTGGGCGACTTATTTGCCCGCTCGATTGTTGCGATGGAGCATAAAGAGGCACTGCACACAGATCAGACGATGGAACTCGACTTCGAGATTCAGGACCGGACCTGTCTGTTCTGCCGGCTCACCGCCGGAACCAATCTCGGCCTCGAACTCGATGGATTCGTTCCACAGTCCGACCAGTCCACGCTCGTCTTCGCCAAAGTCACTGATGGAACGCCAGCTCAAGTACTGAAGGAGGCCGAACAACTGGACGGGGTCGAGAAGAACCGTCTGATAGAGAGAGAGACGGACACGTTCGTTCAGATGTACTTCACGGGACCGTTTCTTGGCTCCGAGTTGTCCGACCGAGGACTGATTCTGCGACGACTCTCGGCTGACAAGACTGGCGGTCGGCTGACAGTGGAAGTTCCGCGGGCGAGTGATGCTCGGCAAGCAGTCGACCTGGTGATGTCCCAATTCGAGGACGCACAACTGCTCGCCAAGCGGGAGTCGAGTACCTCCTCCGATTCGAGTGCCGCTATGCATGGTAGCATACTCGAAACTCTCACCACCCGCCAGCGCGAGGTCATCGAAACAGCCTATCGGTGTGGGTACTTCGACTCGCCCCGGGATGCGAGTGGCAAAGACATCGCGGAGATGTTCGGGTTCTCGAACCCAACCTTCCACGAGCACGTCCGGGAAGCGGAACGGAAACTGTTCGACACTCTGTTGAAGGGCGACGGGAATTTGGTGGCCGCAACCGAATCCGCCGACTCCGACTGA
- a CDS encoding IS6 family transposase: MPEISRLSDDNDWIELDFVERQRTPEFAMRLGIQMHVAGLSLSNTISILERLGVERSRTAVHNWVQKADLQPEGGASPNHVALDETVIRINDQQYWLYAAIDPETNTFLHIRLFSTYTTGLTEIFLSELREKHDVETAVFLVDDAQWLKTALNRHGLDCRYELHGNRNAVERIFREVKRRTSSFSNTFSHVEPTTAESWLQALAVWWNRCQS; encoded by the coding sequence ATGCCCGAAATCAGCCGCCTCAGCGATGATAACGACTGGATCGAATTAGATTTTGTGGAGCGTCAGCGGACACCCGAGTTCGCGATGCGGCTCGGTATTCAGATGCACGTGGCAGGACTATCACTTTCGAATACAATCTCGATTCTTGAAAGGTTGGGTGTCGAACGCTCTCGAACAGCCGTCCACAACTGGGTGCAGAAGGCCGATCTACAGCCCGAAGGCGGTGCAAGCCCGAATCACGTTGCACTCGACGAAACCGTGATTCGAATCAACGATCAGCAATACTGGCTGTATGCCGCCATCGATCCTGAAACGAACACATTCCTTCATATTCGGCTCTTTAGCACGTATACGACCGGCCTTACAGAAATCTTCCTGAGCGAGTTACGCGAGAAACACGATGTCGAAACCGCCGTGTTTCTCGTCGACGATGCTCAGTGGCTCAAAACTGCCCTCAATCGACACGGCCTCGATTGCAGATACGAACTCCATGGCAATCGGAATGCCGTCGAACGTATATTTAGAGAAGTAAAAAGACGAACCTCTTCGTTTTCAAATACGTTCAGTCACGTGGAGCCGACGACAGCAGAATCGTGGCTCCAAGCCCTCGCCGTCTGGTGGAATCGATGCCAAAGTTAA
- a CDS encoding PAS domain S-box protein, whose amino-acid sequence MSRKQTHTNGRSKNGSRPEQIQVLHVEDDPGFADLAVTCLERETDRISVEKAPSAAKGSERLGDDIDCIVSDYNMPGMDGIEFLTAVRESYPDLPFILFTGRGSEEVASDAISAGVTDYLQKESGTDQFTVLANRIINSVEKERVHDKLTQQTEELDTVLSHSPLISFAFDADGVFTLSRGKALSTLGFLPGELVGESVFDVFADNPDIIAAAESALKGAQTTATHEIADAVYQTTYNPVFDEDGGVGTVTGVAIDITERHERERELRQFKQAIEATSHSVYITDADGTIEYVNPAFETTTGYTAEEAIGRTPQILKSGEHDEEFYEELWETILAGDTWEGELVNATKGGDRYVINQTITPVTDETGEITDFVAVNRDITERVEGRGERDSLREAGRTAQSQSDLFDSIERPAESQRHTHQRGEH is encoded by the coding sequence ATGTCACGCAAACAAACTCACACCAATGGACGGTCGAAGAACGGGAGTCGCCCCGAGCAGATCCAGGTACTTCACGTCGAGGACGACCCTGGCTTCGCTGACCTGGCTGTGACGTGTCTCGAAAGGGAGACAGACCGGATCAGCGTCGAGAAAGCGCCCAGCGCAGCGAAGGGAAGTGAGCGTCTCGGCGACGATATTGACTGTATCGTCAGCGATTATAACATGCCTGGCATGGATGGGATCGAATTTCTCACAGCTGTCCGTGAGTCCTATCCGGACCTCCCGTTTATTCTCTTTACCGGCAGAGGGTCCGAAGAAGTCGCCAGCGACGCTATTTCGGCCGGTGTGACCGACTATCTCCAGAAGGAGTCCGGCACCGACCAGTTCACTGTCCTCGCCAACCGGATTATAAATAGCGTCGAAAAAGAACGTGTCCATGACAAACTCACCCAACAGACCGAGGAACTCGATACTGTCCTCTCACACAGTCCGCTCATCTCCTTTGCATTCGATGCAGACGGCGTGTTCACGCTGTCCCGGGGCAAGGCTCTGAGTACACTGGGGTTTCTGCCCGGCGAACTGGTTGGCGAGTCTGTCTTCGACGTATTTGCTGACAATCCCGATATTATCGCTGCAGCCGAGAGTGCCCTCAAGGGGGCACAGACGACGGCAACACACGAAATCGCTGATGCTGTCTACCAGACGACGTACAATCCCGTGTTCGACGAGGATGGGGGCGTCGGTACTGTCACCGGTGTGGCAATTGATATAACTGAACGCCACGAACGCGAACGTGAGCTTCGCCAGTTCAAGCAAGCAATCGAGGCCACATCGCATTCGGTGTATATTACTGACGCTGACGGGACCATCGAATACGTCAATCCGGCCTTCGAAACAACCACCGGATACACTGCCGAAGAAGCGATTGGTCGGACACCGCAAATCCTCAAATCCGGCGAACACGACGAGGAATTCTACGAGGAACTGTGGGAGACGATCCTCGCCGGAGACACGTGGGAGGGTGAATTAGTCAATGCGACGAAAGGCGGCGACCGGTATGTTATCAATCAAACGATTACACCGGTAACTGACGAGACGGGAGAAATAACTGACTTTGTTGCTGTCAATAGAGACATTACCGAACGAGTCGAAGGCAGAGGGGAACGCGACAGTCTCCGAGAAGCGGGTCGAACAGCTCAATCGCAATCTGATTTGTTTGACAGTATAGAGCGACCAGCCGAGAGTCAAAGACACACACATCAGAGAGGTGAGCACTGA
- a CDS encoding translation initiation factor IF-2 subunit beta, which yields MDYEDSLDRALTETPEISDAVGRFQVPDPEVRTEGNVTSYENFEETHDRLNRERDHLLKFFQSELGTSASIDDRGRARFTGDFKQSRVADALDEYVETFVTCSECGSPDTRLVEERGATVLKCDACGALSSVSEL from the coding sequence ATGGATTACGAAGACAGTCTCGACCGGGCGCTAACGGAGACGCCGGAGATAAGCGACGCTGTCGGCCGGTTTCAGGTCCCGGACCCCGAGGTTCGAACGGAGGGCAACGTCACCAGCTACGAGAACTTCGAGGAGACACACGACCGTCTGAATCGGGAGCGGGACCATCTCCTCAAGTTCTTCCAGTCGGAACTCGGGACGAGCGCCAGTATCGACGATCGGGGACGTGCGCGCTTCACCGGCGATTTCAAGCAGTCACGCGTGGCGGATGCCCTCGACGAGTACGTCGAAACCTTCGTGACGTGCTCGGAGTGTGGATCGCCCGACACTCGACTGGTCGAGGAGCGCGGCGCGACGGTCCTGAAATGTGACGCCTGTGGCGCGCTTTCCTCCGTTTCGGAGCTGTGA